The segment GAAGgtaaaagaatcaaaattgtgaaatttttaagggtgcaaataaaaaggatttatttcttattaattctaAGAGACAGGTGTGTGAATAGGAACATTTTGTTTAACTGTTAGCATTTCAGTTAGGTTCTGATATTaaagttgtatattttatttacatttgaggAGAATTGATTACTAAGTTTTGGTTATACATTCAAAAACCAATGTAACTAGTCTCTTCCCATTACAAAACAATTCTTGCATTTCCCCcaatgtttttgtaaatttaaacaaaaccaATTGATAATCCACATAAGGAACATGCTGTATAAAGTTGTTGCTGGAAATTCATGTTCATagattttctgcaaaatttcaaggtaaaaattggcataatttatgccaaatgattttttgtacatttataagattaaatatatgtttcatgaATGCTTTCCTTCTGTTAATATGTTTTTCTTactcaaattagaaattttatgattgttttaaaattactattattctATCCCACCTGTATAAgtgtatattttgataaaattgtattttgtcaTTATAGTAACATTGGTTCACAATGTAGTAATTgggtttttcttttacaaaatttaggATATATTCTAATGACTAAAACAAAATTGAAGAAGTTGTGCTGTCATAAATTAAGTGTGttcttgtgaaaataatttaatccaaaGTAAGAcgacattaatatttatatttaaaatatttaaatataacgaaCGTGGATTAACTGAGGCAACACTAATGCATATATCAAATCTTTCGAACACAAGTCAATCAATAAAGCAGAGTTGAGTTGTCacataacttataaattaaataataaaatgtttaaatttgctcgtgagtttatttttgcttctttattgCACCACAATATAACTAGTAGAAGAATGAGACTGCTATGTACTCTCTttgcaaaattcaaattatgataatgtaaaatttggtatttaatatttgcctttttaacctttttttccaattttagtcTCTTTAATCTGTGTTTATGAAAAATAGCCTTCTTCATTTGATGctcctgtgtgtgtgtgtgtaaacataattCTGCAGATGCATGTCCAGAAAgaagaaacataatttaatttacacgggatacatattatatacaaaagTGACAGAAAAGAGCAAAAGATACAGAAATTTGACTCTTCAGTGACTTTAATATGAGATTCTGATTGGGATTTCTTTGAAACATGTCAATTTAGGAAAGGGTtacttaggtatctttgaaaaaataggTAGATGTTATggatttttacttcttttctctGAGTGTGGGAAATGCAGaagtcatgaatttttttttagtatgcttgtcagaaagaatgaaataaaaaagtgatcTATTTGGAGCAAGAAgtagagaacattttagaatgcagttatcatgggctaatttaaggtaaaaattagaaaatttaagtttaaagtaaattaagagatatcattacatacacacacacacacgcacacacacacacacatttgtaATATCTAAATGGGAGTAAAAAGTACTGTATAAAGACACTTAaaagatttattgcaaaataGACTTAAAGAGtgcatttgatattaataataattttgtgataTTCAGTTGTTTGACCATTTTAAACTTGACAAGAAATGGTATTGTGCAGGGAATGGGAATTCGATAATTTggctatttttgtattttttgttcttgtgtttcatatttttttggatttatttaaagtacatttttgtttttttgtgatTTGTTGTTTTAagttattccaaaattttctttaagtgtTGTACTCATCTCTTCATTGAATTATGTAAATAGTTTCATATAATTATCAATAGtgtgttaattttaaaaagtgctcaattttcaaacatatgtttgtttatttttgcatttattttttatattgcatttaaacttctttttcaaaaattatgttgtaAATGAAGAATTTGGAGCCAACTTTttgtctttccttttttttcaaatttaagattatagattttattttatgtccTATTAAGTAGTGTTTTCTATATTTGATTTTGTAAGTTTTTCTGTAATACATAAATGGgtgtaaaaatatctttctgatacattttaaaatttttctttctcagaaTGTACAAAAGtgcttttgagaattttattatattttatatttgaccaTTTTAATCATCACAACCAAGAATTGAACATTCTGTAGAAAGAAGGGAattgataaattttctgtttttatactttGTGTTCTTGCATATCATATTTGttaggattaattaaaaatatatctttgatttaagtaaatttttgtattaatttgaagTACTTTTTCATGCATTGTGCatgcaaagtttttttaatgctatttaaataaaCAGTTCCAAGcagtaattgattttaaatttagacaattttgaaaaatgccctATTTTTAAACATGTGCCTACTTGTTTATTTTCACAGTTGTTTTTCATATTGCATGCTTATCAtacatttcttcataaatatctgtcattttgaaatttcaatgtgTATGCATTTTAGTTATGTTTTCTAAGTGATGAAAATGAAAAGTATccataatttgtttatatataaatttttatttgataatgtgCTAAAAGATATATCAACCTACTTGACTCAAGAAGATGTAGTTCATATTTCTATGCATATTAGAGTTAGTATGCATTAGACTTTGCTTacaacaaaagaattaaaaaaaaaaaaactttaagagtTTTGAATATAATGTCTTTTTCTTGAAGCAGATAAAGAAAGTTctgcagattaattatttttcttttcacattatattttatataatttatgcagtgatgaaagaaaaaaaaatgcaaagtgtctttgcagtttttcaaaaaaaaaaaaaaaaaaaaaaaaaaatctaacagtaCCTATTTTGAAGGAACTTTGTATTATACACTAATTACCAACCTTTGATTATTATATCTTTCCCCACTTAGGCAATACTAACCATGGCTGTTGCTCGCTTGCAaagcattactcttatcttcatATTACTACAccattaaatatatacaaaaaagtattaaacatctGAATGCCGGTTTTCTTTCTAGATTGCATAGTGAACAGTCGTCACTCAGATGGCACCAATATAGAAACCAACTCGGATGAAGGGATTTTGGTCAAAGCTAGAAGTATCGGAAATATAAAGGAAACAGTCgaaatggtctccccgaaactttctcacatccTCTCCAATAAAAATCTTATCCTCCTTTCGCTTAAAATTGTGGGGATTGGACAAGGCCTCGGGACATTGATGAACTTTTGTTAGAAATATAGATGCttggtgtgaatctagcatttttactgcatatatcgtgaaaatatgtattttggaccaATTATGCCTGCCGATcaacatcaaaatttgacacaaaactaatAGCTGTAGTTGCAAGATAAGACATCGAATTTTCTTGatttgcatttatgagttattgtttTTACATGCAAAACTACATATCGACAGCCGGTCAACCGgttaatatatttgattcaaaatttgataagtatctacattTTTAAACGCTAAATTTGCGTGCCAACTTTCACCtatctagctctttgcgttttggaaTTATCGACTTCACCTGTAAGCGAACAGTCAGCCAGACTTCATacgaatggatttcattcaaaatttaaaagaagtctaaaaatttgtttgcgattccatgtaccaaattttatctgtctatttcaaagcatttttgatttatcctAATCATAGGCGgacataatatcatttttttttttgtttttttttgtttatgggAGGTCTGAGATGTCCTTAAACAGATGCTTATTTTCTTCTCGTAATTTAGAAACCCGCTCGAGGTTTGGCGTGTTTTGGTGCTGCTATATTTGGCGAGTTTTGGCTCTTTCAACATTAATTAACAAGTACCCATATTTTTATAGCTatatctttatgattttttttattccttgtaatatcaattttttttcaatcattcattGCAtagtcacattaaaaaaaatgtcaaaattcacaGTTTtagaagtatataataaaatgagaGAAGACGTTTTGATAATAGCTTCtgattttctacatttatttgtttttacaccCGTCATGAAATGATTGaatcatataaatgaaatgaatttcacaATAATTTCCGTTGTTTTCAAAAAAGTGGAAAGTAGTCATTCATAGTAGAAGAGAAATTAGCCATCAAAATACAGCAAATGGATCCGTGAATTTTTCTAGCTTTTTTCATGGATATGAGAATATCCTGGGATAGTTCAGCAGCTTGAAAAATATAGCGATCTCTCCCCAaaagattctaaaatataaattctttattgaatcaattgaatataaaataaaatcattattatcatgtgagaacatgatgttgttttggtttgaggtttctgaagcctcaaaatgcgtaggcaacaaattgacgatttatcgcttttgaggcatcaatttttcgcttttagggttaatAGAAAATATGGGTATATTCGCTTTtagggtttatatatatatatatatggcttttGCGTGCAACAGTGCAAACACTAGAGGTGGCCAACGAAAACGCTTCACAAAGTAGAGAAATGAAGTGCAAAAATGGTCCCTGTGTTACCAAAAGAAATCGCAAAGGATTATTACTAcgtataaaaacaaaactttaagtTTTCATCTGTACTGTGCTCAAATCAATTTTAGTGCCACTATGTACAGGAAAGTTATACACATTTGCAATTGTGGCAAGCATTAAATAAACctgaattttatgtttaaaattataactggaatCGTTTTAATCTGTGTGATGAACTTTTGTTTTTTCTGATCAAGAATTTGCTAGCATAATATTTTTAGTCTGCaaatttaatagtataaaaacaTTCCTACTTACCTTTTAAACTTAtctgttaaaaatatgaaatgtatgaGTCTTTTTAATGCTGAATGagattcgaaataaaaatattaaataaaaatatcgtgCATGGTATGAATTGATAACTTAGAAAAACACCTTCACgcaaagaattttcaaactgaaattatgctaaaatttttagagaattcCATTCTAGCGATATTAATTATTGCGGTGAAATTTATCGTTCTTGTTACAAGCGattcataattaaatacaataaagaatGCCAAAAACAAAATGATCAGGcctacttctttttcttttctattaattttttaaattcaattctataaTGAAATTACATGCTTAAAGcatttagtttagatatattttcaattgcatAATGCGGCTCTGAAGTCAATGGAATGCATCAATTTTGGAGGGAAGGTTAGAAAAGCTATAAAAATGTCCTGTTTTTGGACAAAGTTTTCTTCAACAGAAATATACCATTTTCAGTCTCATCTGTTCCGAAGATCTGTTTTATATCTTTCTCTGTTTATATTAGAtgccattccattttttttctttcagtttagaGTCATGACTACTTGATCTTCTTGGTGTGAATGTCAGTTAACAGTGTGGAGTTGCTTTAATCCCCAGTCACGAAATATAAAGCCGCATGTATGTTTTTGTGCTAAATATAGTGATAGTAAAGTGTATGTGTCGTCAGGTGCTTATAAAAATGTCTGAAGATATCTTGAGACTGCGTTTAGTTTCCATTCATggttaaattttaactaatatttgcAATACATCATAGCTCTGGTGAGTTCAGACTTTTATATCTGGAATTTCAGTAGGAAAAAGTGtgttctgttattttttaaaataattctttttaatcctttTCGCTTGTGTATGCCAggtaaacataaataattttaagtattaaaaagcatatttaaattttttttgcccGAATTTAATTTTATCCGAGTTAGGATTTTTGCGTTTATTATTTCCCCATTAAATATTTCTccgtttatttcattttccacTTCCTTTTCCCACCATGTCGAATTGCTCTTCGTGGCAAAATTCAAGCTGCGTGTGATAGCATACAGTACGGTGGGAAAACTGTCTTGTATGTATATAGTCCTAGTGTATAATACATCTTTACAGAGTCAATCGTCCTGTATCAGTTTTGTGCTAAAAATTTGGAGAAGGGATTTCTTTCTGGGATAGTGGCAGCTCGTATTCGCACTAACTCACTAACTAATGCTGTATGCGTTTAGAACGGTGTTTATAGTAAACATTATCTTTGTCGATAATATTTCCCTTATCGACACGATAATTTTTGATCAgtatgaaaatgatatttcatattcTTGATAATGGAACGAAGTtcacatgaaaaaaatacaaaaggctCTTAGagacgaaaaataaatttttgcttaaaaaagtgttgaaaataatcaatgaaattaatttacatcttacaaatttattacaaaagctTGTCTATAATTGTAAAATTCAGAAGACAATtataaaagttacaatttttatgTGCGTAATACGAATGCAATCTaataaatagagatattatttgttaaaactttcctaattaattatctttttcttttaaaattttatgttacgttgctttgcaaataaaaatatgtgttgcaatgtaatttaaaaaaaatctccgattCTATAATTTGATGGAgtttaaattgtgttaaaaagttctgtctttattttttttttatcattttacataaaattatatttaaattttattcttgtctTTCTTTTACACGTGGaacaatgaaatcaaattttacgAAAACAATCcacaatttaatgttttattgttttagttcgtcaaaatttgctacttaaaactgtttatatacAGTTTAAATTGAGATgaatagaacaaaaatatttgattttggaaGTCAGGGAGGAAAGGGAGACCCTCCCCCCGCGAGATTTCTAATTGAATAAGAGCCATTAAAGAACTTAATCCGACACCCGAAACAACTGCGTTATTTTTAacaacatgcaattttttttaaatcttttactgTATCTTAAAtatgcattacataaaaaaaaatatttttttactttgttctaTTGAGTGTTAAGCAATATTGTAGAACCGTCAGTGGTTAACATTGCATTGCAACTAGGAGATTCGGGTATAAATTATACTTGTTATATTGGCCTTGTACtgtaaaaatcttaatttccaatatttactgtgaaatgtgattaatttttttataaaattttcttttattcattatgtttCATATATTCAAGCGATACTGTTTTtcaagacataaaaaatattacttggaATCTTCACAACGtgattcaaagaataaaataataaaatgaaagcattcCTTGACACATCAGTCATAAAAACTTGGTCAAATTAGATTCCgctttgaaagaataattttcccGTTCAACATTAATTATGTAATTGCGAAGAGCAATTTGATATGtggtgcctttttttttttttttttttctttcagctgtCACATTtcaacttatttctttttttttatgacggaatatttttatacttcacatgtaaagcataaattatgTCACGAGCTTAAACGCTTCCTTAGAACATCCTTCCAAAAGCGCAGCTGATTTGAACGAGTTcttcagagttttttttaaaaatcgagttATAAATCTCGAAAGCCTTGCATTGCTCTAGAAAGTAAAAAGGTAATCGAAACTAAACAAATAAGGTAAGAgttattccataattttatttttagttttacaaaggttttttaaaatatagattatttttataaaattaatttggaaaaatttatagaGGCATTGTTAAAAATGGATTcagaagaaattatattaagattgaAACATTTGAAATGTGTTTCTGCTACTAATCAAGGTAAAGTGTGTGGtgtgtttgtaatatttatttataaatataaaaaagttttttacttaCACAGTCAGATACCTAttgaagaaaatgtatatattttgataatggtTCATCCATTGATAggttaactctttaaagggccattttttctagtcatatataaagttaaaatatttttaggcttgaaattagaataagaaaagggattcatttagcttattagataaatttaatttgattaattaattaatttggttacttaataattaaatgacaaaccgagacacatcattttgtgtgagataaagaactgaagcatctaagtttctgtctttctaaaaacatttgtcagaacttatgataaattttgcatgtgtgtgtgtaatttcatacatattttcatgcaaagattgataaatttggtgggaagcatacttcccacggccttagaaaaggttaaaataattatatagtgaATATAATTAAAACGAATATATTTTTCAGTACTGAAATacagatattaatattaaaaaatgattttaaaacacacatacagtgtctcacaaaagtgatgggacacttgtgctttacaaaaggaaactgtaataaaataaattaaaaaaatatgtacaaattttttgtgggtgtgtttcatacttaaatttagtaacaattattacataacatacattttgtcaaaatattaaaatattaatttaataaaaatacaattgtttagaacggagcaaaaaatcgcTCACATAaatgatgggacaccattagatattcaacaaaaatcgtctgaaataagcaataaaaatatttttggtggttttatttttactcaaaaggaattggcaataatttataaaatcgtctgcagtatttcttcccagtttgttttggaatttttgtgttttttagctatgtgcagccatgaatgctaaatgaaaagaaacttcgcctggaattcgaaaattagttattaatttgcatatggaacgtggaaaatctattagaacagttaacttgagtcattcaacagttttcaatatcattaaacgatataaaaagaatcatattattcaggataaaagaagacctggccgaccatcaaagctatccaatgaaataaagcgaattatcgttcgaaatattaaaaaaaaaaaaaaaaaaaaaatccaagaaagagtgctcttaaagttgctgctgatttacaagcattatatggaataattgttaatcctgagactattagaagggtaattcgatctgatggatatcacggtagagtagccaggaaaaaattattcgtaagtgaaaagaatagaaaactcagactagctttcgcaaaatccaacataaataagaattctgattactggaataaagttatatttgctgatgagagtaagtttaatatatttggttctgacggtagaatcttggtgtggagaaaacccagggaagaatttcgcaaacagaacttggtgccaacagtaaaacatggtggaggagaagttatggtatgggggtgtatgtcgtccgctggagttggtaatcttgtttttattgacagtataatggatcagtacaagtatattgacattttaaagcaaaatttgaattcttcagcacgaaaattgaaccttcataaagatttcaaattctgccaggacaatgaccccaagcacactgctttgaacgttaaactctggctgctgtataactgtcctgaaataataaaaacaccaccacaatctccagacttaaatcccatagagaatatttggcaagaattggaatcaagaattcgcaaacacaccatttcttcaaaagaacaattaaaatcggtgcttcaaggagaatggggtaaaatca is part of the Argiope bruennichi chromosome 10, qqArgBrue1.1, whole genome shotgun sequence genome and harbors:
- the LOC129988517 gene encoding uncharacterized protein LOC129988517 isoform X2; its protein translation is MKGAISCFRVIFYFPLLFILVDGRRNDEILRYIQYFLCNEENSYMNLLGRDRYIFQAAELSQDILISMKKARKIHGSICCILMANFSSTMNDYFPLF